A genomic region of Nakaseomyces glabratus chromosome C, complete sequence contains the following coding sequences:
- a CDS encoding uncharacterized protein (CAGL0C00825g~Putative adhesin-like cell wall protein (adhesin cluster VII); predicted GPI-anchor), whose product MWSIYVLLISLISRVLSVDNNGGFVISDPTYVYNGDINVPDAGYILNTGGIAKEITVNGNINVATYFSVVADYHEGGPGYFFTYHGGSISAPGNGIEISNRGGTGPSNIVMTGDSFTGRGFYISSNVREGSTAYLDFDNIRGSQNDITDIQYATISPRTKLRTGQFIVTRSDVFFEGPVDFFNSTVMSLFASSVWIDNPDEANLAGGFELQGGSPTNVSSFNVKDSIATKPLSVRIYANSYANPFYLSFDTIVQSLKWTDIKTEAYNCYYTLTVQTDRNIHEFKFFTAYEGNFCQTYCLGLDSFKTVKRTVDRNGTMVELDSVYFDPTAERKCPVNDPQVNTITDLPPCTYYETYELKYSSDYFLDYDSTRLNATYSCPYYTTTVLKDGKPETDIITYYVEFDNMQGATIHTKTITIYAETPEADYTTTITSDGHTITEVVSHITTTDSDGKTVTITTTMASFDQVDEGVFTSPEPYSQPPVVTSTVTEDDGSSKTVVISYFPSEGEDGVTRTGTTTVSTIIPEEPDYTTTIDKGNGDFETDLVSHITTKDSNGKPTTIVTTIPLKPSDGGEADYTTTIDKGNGDFETDLVSHITTKDSNGKPTTIVTTIPLKPSDGGEADYTTTIDKGNGDFETDLVSHITTKDSNGKPTTIVTTIPLKPSDGGEADYTTTIDKGNGDFETDLVSHITTKDSNGKPTTIVTTIPLKPSDGGEADYTTTIDKGNGDFETDLVSHITTKDSNGKPTTIVTTIPLKPSDGGEADYTTTIDKGNGDFETDLVSHITTKDSNGNPTTIVTTIPLKPSDGGEADYTSVFVSDGHTITKIVTHVTTKDSLGHTFVLSSTYLTYDRVDDGAVFYSPSVSVSSNVSRSVDTSMVPTDGSGVSSAPSSAPSSAPSSAPSSAPSSAPSSAPSSAPSSAPSSAPSSAPSSAPSSAPSSAPSSAPSSAPSSAPRSISSSISSSNSRPSSNPTGSNSGSKPSSNTGGSTGNTNGGSSSGSNPGSNSGSNSDSNGSSNSGTNGGSNSGTQPGSNPGSNSGTNSGTNSGSNSGSNSGTKPASNSGSNTGSNSGSNAGSNSGSNSGSNSGSNSGSNSGTKPGSNSGSNSGTNSGSNSGSNAASNSGSNSGSNSGTKPSSSSNSGSNASAVRGGSGSGAATVSVSSSYIGSVFHGDAAQRGANFVSFAIAGLVMALF is encoded by the coding sequence ATGTGGTCTATTTATGTTCTTTTGATATCTCTGATATCAAGGGTACTTTCGGTTGATAATAATGGGGGTTTTGTTATTAGCGACCCAACCTATGTATACAATGGTGATATTAATGTGCCTGATGCCGGATACATCCTGAACACTGGAGGTATTGCTAAAGAAATTACTGTCAATGGTAATATCAACGTTGCTACTTATTTCTCTGTGGTAGCAGATTATCACGAAGGAGGACCTGGATACTTTTTCACTTATCATGGAGGTTCAATTTCTGCTCCAGGTAATGGTATAGAGATTTCAAACAGAGGAGGAACGGGACCTTCGAATATTGTAATGACTGGTGATTCTTTCACTGGTCGTggtttttatatttcttcGAATGTTCGTGAGGGAAGTACTGCGTATCTGGACTTTGATAATATACGTGGTTCCCAGAACGATATTACCGATATACAGTATGCTACAATTTCCCCACGTACAAAATTGAGGACTGGCCAATTTATTGTGACCCGAAGTgatgttttttttgaagGTCCTGTCGATTTTTTTAATAGTACGGTAATGAGTTTATTTGCCTCGTCTGTATGGATTGATAATCCTGATGAAGCCAACCTCGCTGGTGGATTTGAGCTACAGGGTGGGTCCCCCACAAACGTGAGCTCATTTAATGTGAAGGACAGTATCGCTACTAAACCATTGAGTGTCCGAATATATGCAAATAGTTACGCAAATCCATTTTATTTGTCGTTCGACACAATAGTACAGTCACTTAAATGGACTGATATCAAAACAGAAGCTTATAATTGTTATTACACATTGACTGTCCAGACAGACAGGAATATACAtgaattcaaattttttactGCCTATGAAGGTAATTTTTGCCAAACTTATTGTCTAGGTCTCGATAGTTTCAAGACTGTAAAAAGAACTGTTGATAGGAATGGCACCATGGTGGAATTAGATAGTGTCTACTTCGACCCAACCGCTGAACGGAAGTGTCCAGTGAATGATCCTCAGGTGAATACTATTACCGATCTCCCACCCTGTACGTATTATGAAACATACGAACTAAAATATTCCTCTGACTATTTCCTTGATTATGATAGTACAAGATTGAATGCCACATATTCGTGTCCTTATTACACTACAACGGTTCTTAAAGACGGGAAACCCGAAACTGACATCATCACATATTATGTGGAATTTGATAACATGCAAGGTGCTACGATACACAcgaaaacaataacaatatatgCAGAAACACCAGAGGCagactacacgacgactATCacgtctgatgggcacacgatcactgaggttgtgtcgcacatcaccactactgATTCTGACGGGAAGACggtgacgatcaccaccacgatggcgTCGTTCGACCAGGTGGACGAGGGAGTGTTCACGTCGCCTGAGCCATACTCGCAGCCACCTGTTGTGACGAGCACAGTTACTGAGGATGACGGAAGCTCGaagacggttgtgatctcgtacttcccaTCTGAGGGTGAGGACGGAGTGACACGTACTGGGACGACGACGGTGTCGACGATCATTCCAGAGGAaccagactacaccacgacgatcgacaagggcaacggtgacttcgagacagacctcgtctcccacatcaccacgaaggactccaacggcaagcctaccaccatcgtcaccacgatcccattgaagccaagtgatggcggggaggcggactacaccacgacgatcgacaagggcaacggtgacttcgagacagacctcgtctcccacatcaccacgaaggactccaacggcaagcccaccaccatcgtcaccacgatcccattgaagccaagtgatggcggggaggcggactacaccacgacgatcgacaagggcaacggtgacttcgagacagacctcgtctcccacatcaccacgaaggactccaacggcaagcctaccaccatcgtcaccacgatcccattgaagccaagtgatggcggggaggcggactacaccacgacgatcgacaagggcaacggtgacttcgagacagacctcgtctcccacatcaccacgaaggactccaacggcaagcctaccaccatcgtcaccacgatcccattgaagccaagtgatggcggggaggcggactacaccacgacgatcgacaagggcaacggtgacttcgagacagacctcgtctcccacatcaccacgaaggactccaacggcaagcctaccaccatcgtcaccacgatcccattgaagccaagtgatggcggggaggcggactacaccacgacgatcgacaagggcaacggtgacttcgagacagacctcgtctcccacatcaccacgaaggactccaacggcaaccctaccaccatcgtcaccacgatcccattgaagccaagtgatggcgggGAGGCGGACTACACCTCTGTGTTTGTCTCTGATGGACACACCATTACTAAGATTGTTACGCATGTgaccaccaaggactcccTTGGCCACACATTTGTGCTATCCTCTACGTACCTGACTTACGACCGTGTTGACGATGGTGCGGTGTTCTACTCTCCTAGTGTGTCTGTGTCGTCTAACGTTTCTCGTTCAGTAGACACCTCTATGGTGCCTACTGATGGTTCTGGTGTTAGCTCTGCTCCTAGCTCTGCTCCTAGCTCTGCTCCTAGCTCTGCTCCTAGCTCTGCTCCTAGCTCTGCTCCTAGCTCTGCTCCTAGCTCTGCTCCTAGCTCTGCTCCTAGCTCTGCTCCTAGCTCTGCTCCTAGCTCTGCTCCTAGCTCTGCTCCTAGCTCTGCTCCTAGCTCTGCTCCTAGCTCTGCTCCTAGCTCTGCTCCTAGATCCATTTCTAGCTCCATTTCTAGCTCCAACTCGAGACCTAGTTCCAATCCTACCGGTTCCAATTCTGGTTCGAAGCCTAGCTCTAATACTGGTGGTTCTACCGGTAATACCAATGGTGGGTCTAGCTCAGGTTCTAATCCTGGTTCTAACTCTGGCTCTAACTCTGATTCTAACGGTAGTTCTAACTCTGGTACTAACGGTGGCTCTAACAGTGGTACCCAGCCTGGTTCTAATCCTGGCTCCAACTCTGGTACCAATTCAGGTACTAACTCTGGTTCTAACTCTGGTTCTAACAGTGGTACCAAGCCTGCTTCCAATTCTGGCTCCAACACTGGTTCTAACTCTGGTTCTAATGCTGGTTCCAATTCCGGCTCCAACTCTGGTTCCAATTCCGGCTCCAACTCTGGTTCTAACAGTGGTACCAAGCCTGGTTCTAATTCTGGTTCTAACTCTGGCACCAACTCTGGCTCGAATTCTGGCTCCAATGCTGCCTCGAATTCTGGCTCCAACTCTGGCTCTAACAGTGGTACCAAGCCTAGTTCAAGTTCTAATTCAGGCTCTAATGCGTCTGCTGTCAGAGGTGGTTCGGGTAGCGGAGCAGCTACTGTTTCAGTCAGTTCTTCATACATCGGGTCTGTGTTCCATGGCGACGCTGCACAGAGAGGTGCCAACTTTGTTTCCTTTGCTATTGCAGGACTGGTCATGGCGCTGTTCTAA